A window from Chrysemys picta bellii isolate R12L10 chromosome 2, ASM1138683v2, whole genome shotgun sequence encodes these proteins:
- the SRD5A1 gene encoding 3-oxo-5-alpha-steroid 4-dehydrogenase 1 isoform X5 → MEATGGLWQRLSGPEERRLLEILSYGLVGAGALSALLLRFVRMPYGRYSTRRFGCPVPVRLAWALQELPSLLVPLGLSLFSGAARVSKWPNRVLLALFIGHYAHRRHTTASMEPAQITAAVMSTVNTTRIILQYMQHQKLQQQARRRQQRGDGSDEDMDTDFSQSTVPGNLDIMVVMGQVHAVERRFWAGETSTDWWDRIVLQVSDNSQWLRNFCMRKGTSVEL, encoded by the exons ATGGAAGCGACGGGTGGGTTGTGGCAGCGGCTGTCGGGGCCAGAGGAGCGGCGGCTGCTGGAAATCCTGTCCTACGGGCTGGTGGGCGCGGGGGCGCTCTCCGCGCTGTTGCTGCGCTTCGTGCGGATGCCGTACGGGCGCTACTCCACGCGCCGCTTCGGCTGCCCTGTGCCCGTCCGCCTGGCCTGGGCGCTGCAGGAGCTGCCGTCCCTGCTGGTCCCGCTGGGGCTGAGCCTCTTCAGCGGCGCGGCCCGCGTCTCCAAGTGGCCGAACCGGGTCCTGCTGGCGCTCTTCATCGGGCACTACGCACACAG acgccataccacggcaagcatggagcctgctcagatcaccgcggcagttatgagcactgtaaacaccacgcgcattatcctgcagtatatgcagcaccagaaacttcaacagcaggcgaggaggcgacagcAGCGCGGTGATgggagtgatgaggacatggacacagacttctctcaaagtacggtccctggcaatttggacatcatggtggtaatggggcaggttcatgccgtggaacgccgattctgggccggggaaacaagcacagactggtgggaccgcatcgtgttgcaggtctcggataattcccagtggctgcgaaacttttgcatgcgtaagggcacttccgtggaactttga